Proteins encoded within one genomic window of Pigmentiphaga sp. H8:
- a CDS encoding GntR family transcriptional regulator — MPRPSKTSRPAAARDGDEHASGSPSLGEQAYVAVKRMILSHELRPGEHINVAQLCQRLDLGRSPIHLATHRLAREGLVEILPRKGLLVKAETLDGFLELIAARQLIEPYLAGLAVDHMHPEIVQQLQELVDAGWERYRAKDHAGGMEIDRRFHHLLYDTADNRTLSDFAALLLDRSMLLWFRPKVDAGERANVAELEDLLDCIRRGDRAGAVRTMEAHVGSIRQKYLG, encoded by the coding sequence ATGCCCAGACCCTCGAAGACCTCGCGACCTGCCGCCGCCCGCGACGGCGATGAACACGCCAGCGGCTCGCCCTCGCTGGGCGAGCAGGCTTATGTTGCGGTCAAGCGGATGATCCTGTCGCACGAACTGCGGCCGGGCGAACACATCAACGTCGCGCAGTTGTGCCAGCGGCTGGACCTGGGGCGCAGTCCCATCCATCTGGCGACGCACCGGCTGGCCCGCGAGGGGCTGGTGGAGATCCTTCCGCGCAAGGGGCTGCTGGTCAAGGCCGAGACCCTGGATGGTTTCCTGGAGCTGATCGCCGCGCGCCAGTTGATCGAACCCTATCTGGCGGGGCTGGCGGTGGACCACATGCATCCCGAGATCGTCCAGCAGTTGCAGGAGCTGGTGGACGCCGGCTGGGAACGCTATCGGGCCAAGGACCACGCGGGCGGCATGGAGATCGACCGGCGCTTCCACCATCTGCTGTACGACACGGCGGACAACCGCACCTTGTCGGATTTCGCGGCGCTGCTGCTCGATCGTTCCATGCTGCTGTGGTTCCGCCCCAAGGTGGACGCGGGCGAGCGGGCGAACGTGGCGGAGCTGGAGGACCTGCTGGACTGTATCCGGCGCGGCGACCGCGCCGGAGCGGTGCGCACGATGGAAGCGCACGTGGGGTCGATCCGGCAGAAATACCTGGGTTGA
- a CDS encoding RidA family protein: protein MPRKQRITTPHVAEAAPGLWSNCLQVGDTLYLSGLTSRANDGDTIQGSDEYEQSQFIFAKIKHLVEAAGGKIDDVVTLTVFVTRMSGNQGVWKARREFFTGDFPACALVEVKGLAKPEILVEIQGQARLGAGG, encoded by the coding sequence ATGCCCCGCAAGCAACGCATCACCACCCCTCACGTCGCCGAAGCCGCTCCCGGCCTCTGGTCCAACTGCCTGCAAGTGGGCGACACCCTCTATCTGTCGGGCCTGACCTCCCGCGCCAACGACGGCGACACCATCCAGGGCAGCGACGAATACGAGCAGTCGCAGTTCATCTTCGCCAAGATCAAGCACCTGGTGGAAGCGGCCGGCGGCAAGATCGACGACGTGGTCACGCTGACGGTGTTCGTGACGCGCATGTCGGGCAACCAGGGGGTCTGGAAGGCGCGCCGCGAGTTCTTCACGGGCGATTTCCCGGCCTGCGCGCTGGTGGAGGTGAAGGGGCTGGCCAAGCCGGAAATCCTGGTCGAGATCCAGGGCCAGGCCAGACTGGGCGCGGGGGGCTGA
- a CDS encoding flavin reductase family protein → MALSAEEFRRMMRRYPAAVTVITTGQAPDRAGMTATAVMSLSMEPVQLVCAINRSTYTHERLVRHGRFCVNVLERGQIQVAKRFAGQGGMAGEARFGADDWTSAPSGVPMLKGAVLAFDCALVRSMEAGTHTLIVGEVEAGCRSGELQPLLYVDGGWAGIEPVAELG, encoded by the coding sequence ATGGCGCTGAGCGCGGAAGAATTCCGGCGGATGATGCGGCGCTACCCGGCCGCCGTCACCGTCATCACCACCGGCCAGGCGCCCGACCGGGCCGGCATGACGGCCACCGCGGTGATGTCGCTGTCCATGGAGCCGGTGCAACTGGTGTGCGCCATCAACCGGTCCACCTATACACACGAGCGGCTGGTGCGGCATGGCCGGTTCTGTGTGAATGTGCTGGAGCGCGGGCAGATCCAGGTAGCCAAGCGGTTCGCGGGGCAGGGGGGCATGGCGGGAGAAGCCCGATTCGGCGCGGACGACTGGACGAGCGCGCCGTCGGGCGTGCCCATGCTCAAGGGCGCGGTGCTGGCCTTCGATTGTGCCCTGGTGCGGAGCATGGAGGCGGGCACGCACACCCTGATCGTGGGGGAGGTGGAGGCGGGTTGCCGCAGCGGTGAGTTGCAGCCGCTGCTGTATGTGGACGGAGGCTGGGCAGGGATCGAGCCGGTGGCGGAACTGGGCTGA
- a CDS encoding formyl-CoA transferase, translated as METSLHGVRILDLTHVQAGPSATQLLAWLGAEVIKVEPPQGDITRHHLRHADGIDSLYFSMLNCNKQSVVIDLRQAEGVALLLRLARRCDVLVENFAPGVMDRLGLGWETLHAAQPGLIVGSIKGFGDTGPYKDLKAYENIAQAMGGAMSVTGTADGPPTVSGAQIGDSGTGLHLAVGLLAALHQRTRTGLGQRVECAMMDAVMNLGRVKWRDHQRLTHEQDAGGDLPRAGNHSGGALPGNTVRCKPEGPNDYLYIVLQDTTWEPLARFLGGEALARDPRFATAAARQRNQGALWARIESVTRRHTKTDMFEALTKLGVACGPVLGTGELAANGHVRQRGMYVHIDDARRGPWATVGMPIRLSGSHVDIVRAPYLGEHTDAVLHGLAELDDAAIQALRERRVIG; from the coding sequence ATGGAGACATCGCTGCATGGCGTCCGGATACTCGACCTGACTCATGTCCAGGCCGGCCCGAGCGCGACCCAATTGCTGGCGTGGCTGGGCGCCGAGGTCATCAAGGTCGAACCGCCGCAGGGCGACATCACCCGCCACCACCTGCGGCACGCCGACGGCATCGACAGCCTGTATTTCTCGATGCTCAACTGCAACAAGCAATCCGTGGTGATCGACCTCAGGCAGGCCGAAGGCGTGGCGCTGCTGCTGCGGCTGGCCCGGCGCTGCGACGTGCTGGTCGAGAACTTCGCGCCAGGCGTCATGGACAGGCTCGGGCTGGGCTGGGAGACCCTGCATGCCGCGCAACCCGGGCTGATCGTCGGCTCCATCAAGGGCTTCGGCGACACCGGCCCCTACAAGGACCTGAAGGCCTACGAGAACATCGCCCAGGCCATGGGCGGCGCGATGAGCGTGACCGGCACGGCCGACGGCCCGCCCACCGTCAGCGGCGCGCAGATCGGCGACTCGGGCACCGGGCTGCACCTGGCCGTCGGCCTGCTGGCCGCCCTGCACCAGCGCACGCGCACGGGCCTGGGCCAGCGGGTCGAATGCGCCATGATGGATGCGGTCATGAACCTGGGCCGCGTCAAGTGGCGCGACCACCAGCGGCTGACCCACGAGCAGGATGCCGGCGGCGACCTGCCCCGCGCCGGCAATCATTCCGGCGGCGCCTTGCCGGGCAACACCGTCCGGTGCAAGCCCGAGGGCCCCAACGACTATCTCTACATCGTCCTGCAGGACACGACCTGGGAACCCCTGGCCCGCTTCCTGGGCGGCGAGGCGCTGGCGCGCGATCCGCGCTTCGCCACGGCGGCCGCCAGGCAGCGCAACCAGGGCGCGCTCTGGGCCCGCATCGAGTCCGTCACCCGGCGCCACACGAAGACGGACATGTTCGAGGCCCTGACGAAGCTGGGCGTCGCCTGCGGCCCCGTGCTGGGCACGGGCGAGCTGGCCGCCAACGGCCACGTCCGGCAGCGCGGCATGTACGTGCACATCGACGACGCCCGGCGCGGCCCCTGGGCCACCGTCGGCATGCCCATCCGGCTGTCCGGCTCGCACGTGGACATCGTGCGCGCGCCCTACCTGGGCGAGCATACGGACGCGGTCCTGCACGGCCTCGCGGAACTGGACGACGCCGCGATCCAGGCGCTGCGGGAACGGCGCGTCATCGGCTAG
- a CDS encoding IclR family transcriptional regulator: protein MATTRSTARMEGAQSTTRAALLLRTLATFGSMGAPLMDISRLTDLPKATVHRLLAAMVDERLVERPAGTRNYRLGPDVFAFGIAVRSCFDLQPLAGASLARLAEGTGTAAYLGVRSGYDMLCLDKHVAVADEAGLLLEVNDRWPLGIGSFSLAVLAFLPEPEIQDVIGFNRRRVRPEDTLTFEHIAESILKTRRNGYARRTMRSYKGNAGVAVPILDERNYPIGSLCAVAEASRMKGGYLQELVGRLRHEAALIAKLYESARLQQQQEEKWRVAVRGSGSRHLLG, encoded by the coding sequence ATGGCCACGACAAGATCGACGGCGCGCATGGAAGGCGCGCAAAGCACCACGCGCGCCGCATTGCTGCTGCGGACGCTGGCGACCTTCGGATCCATGGGAGCGCCGCTGATGGACATCAGCCGGCTGACCGACCTGCCCAAGGCCACGGTGCATCGCCTGCTCGCGGCCATGGTGGACGAGCGCCTGGTCGAGCGTCCGGCGGGCACGCGCAACTACCGGCTGGGGCCGGACGTCTTCGCCTTCGGCATCGCCGTGCGTTCCTGCTTCGACCTGCAGCCGCTGGCCGGGGCGTCCCTGGCGCGCCTGGCCGAGGGGACGGGCACCGCGGCGTACCTGGGCGTGCGCAGCGGCTACGACATGCTGTGCCTGGACAAGCACGTGGCCGTGGCCGACGAGGCCGGCCTGCTGCTGGAGGTGAACGACCGCTGGCCGCTGGGCATAGGCTCGTTCAGCCTGGCCGTGCTGGCCTTCCTGCCCGAGCCGGAAATCCAGGACGTCATCGGCTTCAACCGCCGCCGCGTCCGCCCGGAGGACACCCTGACCTTCGAGCATATCGCCGAGTCCATCCTGAAGACCCGCCGCAACGGCTACGCCCGGCGCACGATGCGTTCGTACAAGGGCAACGCGGGCGTGGCGGTGCCGATACTGGACGAGCGGAACTATCCCATCGGTTCCTTGTGCGCGGTGGCCGAGGCCAGCCGGATGAAGGGGGGCTACCTGCAGGAACTGGTGGGCAGGCTGCGGCACGAGGCCGCGCTGATCGCCAAGCTGTACGAAAGCGCGCGCCTGCAACAGCAGCAGGAAGAGAAATGGCGCGTGGCGGTGCGCGGGTCGGGTTCGCGGCACCTGCTGGGGTAG
- a CDS encoding DUF3348 domain-containing protein → MAHMSGRTGASGPAFVRLLARLAHAHVPTPRQPLADRLSLWLGWTDAIALSAVLSGNAKAAPASMPASDTAAREDSARVRDELALAIERDRVLRPVRSRHRRDPALLVDPDDDTDFSRYRQRCLAKQQQMETGIAALRGRLRAMLAAGSPEMARLAAVDAVMERVLGTQERNLLASVPGLLEGHFLRLRKAGQDPANNDNDPGPWLDTFRADMRGVLLAELDFRFQPVEGLLAALRAS, encoded by the coding sequence ATGGCGCACATGTCCGGGCGCACAGGCGCCAGCGGCCCGGCTTTCGTCCGCCTGCTTGCCCGCCTGGCGCACGCCCACGTTCCCACCCCCCGGCAGCCGCTTGCCGACCGGCTGAGCCTGTGGCTCGGCTGGACCGATGCCATCGCGCTGTCCGCGGTATTGAGCGGCAACGCGAAAGCGGCGCCCGCCAGCATGCCCGCCAGCGATACGGCCGCGCGGGAGGATAGCGCGCGGGTGCGGGACGAACTGGCCCTGGCCATCGAGCGGGACCGGGTGCTGCGCCCCGTGCGCAGCCGCCACCGGCGCGATCCCGCGCTGCTGGTCGATCCGGACGACGACACCGATTTTTCCCGCTACCGCCAGCGCTGCCTGGCCAAGCAGCAGCAGATGGAGACCGGCATCGCGGCCCTGCGTGGCCGCCTGCGGGCCATGCTGGCCGCCGGCTCGCCCGAGATGGCGCGGCTGGCCGCGGTGGACGCGGTCATGGAGCGGGTGCTGGGCACGCAGGAGCGCAATCTGCTGGCCTCGGTGCCCGGCCTGCTGGAAGGCCATTTCCTGCGCCTGCGCAAGGCCGGCCAGGATCCCGCCAACAACGACAACGATCCCGGCCCCTGGCTGGACACCTTCCGCGCGGACATGCGGGGCGTCCTGCTGGCCGAGCTGGATTTCCGATTTCAACCGGTCGAGGGGCTGCTGGCGGCCCTTCGCGCAAGCTGA
- a CDS encoding bifunctional transcriptional activator/DNA repair enzyme AdaA, which produces MLITDHRQIDTYYRALLDRAADHVGIFYVGVRTTGVFCIATCRARKPKRENVVFYTDFKEALDAGYRPCKVCRPTENAHAAPPEVAQAVDWVRQHPKERLSDWQLRQRGLSPERIRRWFQQHHRMSFQAFQRSLRINTALEELKTGRRATDAALDNGYDSLSGFGYTVKKLTGGAPTAEARVLLIHRFTTPLGPMFACASERGVCLLEFVDRRMLETEFKDLQRLLRARILAGENAHTRQAEREIGEYFAGTRQGFDLVLDTPGSEFQQSVWQALQAIPYGRTASYADQAQKLGKPQAVRAVAGANGANRVAIVVPCHRVVGKDGALTGYGGGLARKQWLLEHEQRHARGG; this is translated from the coding sequence ATGCTGATCACCGACCACCGGCAAATCGACACCTACTACCGCGCCCTGCTCGACCGCGCCGCCGATCACGTCGGCATCTTCTACGTCGGCGTAAGAACCACCGGCGTGTTCTGCATCGCCACCTGCCGGGCACGCAAGCCCAAGCGCGAGAACGTGGTGTTCTACACCGACTTCAAGGAAGCGCTGGACGCCGGCTACCGGCCGTGCAAGGTATGCCGGCCGACCGAGAACGCCCATGCCGCGCCGCCGGAAGTGGCCCAGGCCGTCGACTGGGTGCGCCAGCACCCCAAGGAGCGGCTGAGCGATTGGCAGCTCAGGCAGCGCGGGCTGAGTCCCGAGCGCATCCGGCGCTGGTTCCAGCAGCACCACCGCATGAGCTTCCAGGCGTTCCAGCGTTCGCTGCGCATCAATACGGCGCTGGAGGAATTGAAGACCGGGCGCCGTGCGACGGACGCCGCGCTGGACAACGGCTACGACTCGCTTAGCGGCTTTGGCTACACCGTCAAGAAGCTGACCGGCGGCGCGCCCACGGCCGAGGCGCGCGTGCTGCTCATCCATCGCTTCACCACGCCGCTGGGGCCGATGTTCGCCTGCGCCAGCGAGCGCGGCGTCTGCCTGCTGGAGTTCGTCGACCGCCGGATGCTGGAGACCGAGTTCAAGGATCTGCAAAGGCTGCTGCGGGCGCGCATCCTGGCGGGAGAAAACGCACATACGCGGCAGGCCGAGCGCGAGATCGGCGAGTACTTCGCGGGCACGCGACAGGGGTTCGATCTGGTGCTGGACACACCGGGCAGCGAGTTCCAACAGTCGGTGTGGCAGGCGCTGCAAGCCATTCCCTATGGCCGCACCGCCAGCTACGCCGACCAGGCGCAGAAACTGGGCAAGCCGCAGGCCGTGCGCGCGGTGGCCGGCGCCAATGGCGCCAACCGGGTGGCGATCGTCGTGCCTTGCCACCGGGTCGTGGGCAAGGATGGAGCATTGACGGGCTACGGCGGCGGCCTGGCCCGCAAGCAGTGGCTGCTGGAGCACGAACAGCGGCATGCGCGCGGGGGATAG
- a CDS encoding PAS domain S-box protein produces the protein MTNNRPNDPMAKLPPAEVLDLLLDAICVVDHDGRFLSITGAGEGIFGYKPEEMVGRRMIEFVHPDDRARTLHAVERIEAGYLQRYFENRYVRKDGSVAHIMWSARLSDDKAHRVAVARDISARDDVLPDERLQPAGMADETWRLSSAPPSLTPPGFAPIPLSGQDYRVLRALADGTGECVTRKAIVQALGENFLDYDQRRLDTQMRRLRRKVEQACGLELPVATVRSQGFKVYRKIEAAD, from the coding sequence TTGACGAACAATCGCCCGAACGACCCGATGGCCAAGCTGCCGCCCGCCGAAGTCCTGGACCTGCTGCTCGACGCCATCTGCGTCGTGGACCATGACGGCCGTTTCCTGTCCATTACCGGGGCGGGCGAGGGCATCTTCGGCTACAAGCCCGAGGAAATGGTGGGGCGGCGCATGATCGAGTTCGTCCATCCCGATGACCGCGCGCGTACGCTGCACGCGGTGGAGCGGATCGAGGCCGGCTATCTCCAGCGTTATTTCGAGAACCGCTATGTCCGCAAGGACGGCAGCGTGGCCCACATCATGTGGTCGGCGCGCCTGTCGGACGACAAGGCGCATCGCGTGGCGGTGGCCCGCGACATTTCCGCCCGCGACGACGTGCTGCCGGACGAGCGCCTGCAGCCGGCCGGGATGGCCGACGAGACATGGCGGCTGTCCTCGGCGCCGCCCAGCCTGACGCCTCCCGGCTTCGCGCCGATCCCGCTGTCGGGACAGGACTATCGCGTGCTGCGCGCCCTGGCCGACGGCACCGGCGAATGCGTGACGCGCAAGGCCATCGTGCAGGCGCTGGGCGAGAATTTCCTGGATTACGACCAGCGTCGCCTGGATACGCAGATGCGCCGCCTGCGGCGCAAGGTGGAACAGGCGTGCGGGCTGGAGCTGCCGGTGGCGACGGTGCGCAGCCAGGGGTTCAAGGTCTACCGGAAGATCGAAGCGGCCGACTAG
- a CDS encoding tripartite tricarboxylate transporter substrate binding protein produces the protein MKKLMLGLALSLASTAPMAQSFPSQPLTLIVPYAAGGSSDALARALAQVVGKAAGVSVVVENRPGGGTVIGAQALLAKPADGQTVLMMAASFVINPYLIKNLPFDTRKDFQPVTALASNPHVLVVSSKVPAHDLKGFIDWAKAQQGKASFSSFGNGSSGHLGFELFKQRAGMEMLHVPYKGSAPATMAVLSGEVDATLGDVGVVAPHIAAGKLKALAVSGASRSAALPGVPTFAEAGLTGFASETWMGLLTRAGVAQDRVDRLHDLFAQALQDPEVRKTLQQQGMEAKPSAPAEFARFLQQQSDQYRVAVEKAGLKPE, from the coding sequence ATGAAGAAGCTCATGTTGGGCCTGGCGTTGTCGCTGGCATCCACCGCCCCGATGGCGCAGTCGTTTCCCTCGCAACCCCTGACGCTGATCGTGCCCTATGCCGCGGGCGGGTCGTCCGACGCCTTGGCGCGCGCGCTGGCCCAGGTGGTGGGCAAGGCGGCGGGGGTATCGGTGGTGGTGGAGAACCGTCCCGGCGGCGGCACGGTCATCGGTGCGCAGGCGCTGCTGGCCAAGCCGGCGGACGGGCAGACGGTGTTGATGATGGCGGCGAGCTTCGTCATCAATCCTTATCTGATCAAGAATCTGCCGTTCGATACGCGCAAGGATTTCCAGCCGGTGACGGCGCTGGCCTCGAATCCGCATGTGCTGGTCGTCTCGTCCAAGGTCCCCGCCCATGACCTGAAGGGGTTCATCGACTGGGCGAAGGCGCAGCAGGGCAAGGCGAGTTTCTCGTCCTTCGGCAATGGGTCGTCGGGCCATCTGGGCTTCGAGCTGTTCAAGCAGCGCGCGGGCATGGAGATGCTGCACGTGCCCTATAAGGGCTCGGCACCGGCCACGATGGCGGTGCTGTCGGGCGAGGTGGACGCGACGCTGGGCGACGTGGGCGTGGTGGCGCCGCACATCGCGGCGGGCAAGCTGAAGGCGCTGGCGGTGTCCGGGGCGAGCCGTTCGGCCGCGCTGCCGGGGGTGCCGACTTTTGCCGAGGCGGGGCTGACAGGGTTCGCGTCGGAAACCTGGATGGGCTTGCTGACCCGCGCCGGCGTGGCGCAGGATCGGGTGGACCGTCTGCATGACCTGTTCGCGCAGGCCTTGCAGGATCCGGAGGTGCGCAAGACGCTGCAGCAGCAGGGCATGGAGGCCAAGCCGTCGGCCCCGGCCGAGTTCGCGCGTTTCCTGCAGCAGCAGTCGGACCAGTACCGCGTCGCGGTGGAGAAGGCGGGACTCAAGCCGGAGTGA
- a CDS encoding LLM class flavin-dependent oxidoreductase, with translation MDMRLGYFTMPLHPLHRNPTETLQEDREAIILADRLGFHDAFVGEHLTDQAENVTNSLLFLATLIPVTTQIKLASGTSNLSHSHPTLLAAQAAMFDHLAKGRFIFGISPGALASDAEALGILDQDRNRLFAEAIDVILAIWEKNAPYDIDLPDNRYKVTTATTSAFEIGRGIMPKPYQRPYPEIVGTVVAPFSKGVVAMGRRDFHPMSANFLLAHWLRSHWDNYAEGKRSVGVEPDVADWRIARTIFVADDDATAQAYGKRDANSPYRYYYKQMLTKMKMSNRHVIFKKHRDEDDSAVTLDRLVDELVIAGTVDEVVDQILALRETAGDFGEIVYAGMDMVDKAMAYRSMELMATQVMPRVNAAIGGR, from the coding sequence ATGGACATGCGCCTGGGTTACTTCACGATGCCGCTGCATCCCCTGCATCGCAACCCCACCGAGACCCTGCAGGAAGACCGCGAAGCCATCATCCTGGCCGACAGGCTGGGTTTCCACGACGCCTTCGTGGGCGAACACCTGACCGACCAGGCCGAGAACGTCACCAACAGCCTGCTGTTCCTGGCGACCCTGATCCCGGTCACTACCCAGATCAAGCTCGCCTCCGGCACCTCGAACCTGTCGCACTCGCACCCCACGCTGCTGGCCGCCCAGGCGGCCATGTTCGACCACCTGGCCAAGGGCCGCTTCATCTTCGGCATCAGCCCCGGCGCGCTGGCCTCCGACGCCGAGGCGCTCGGTATCCTGGACCAGGACCGCAACCGCCTGTTCGCCGAAGCCATCGACGTCATCCTGGCCATCTGGGAAAAGAACGCGCCCTACGACATCGACCTGCCCGACAACCGCTACAAGGTCACCACGGCCACCACCTCCGCCTTCGAGATCGGCCGCGGCATCATGCCCAAGCCCTACCAGCGGCCGTATCCCGAGATCGTCGGCACCGTGGTGGCGCCGTTCTCCAAGGGCGTCGTCGCCATGGGCCGGCGCGACTTCCATCCGATGTCGGCCAACTTCCTGCTGGCGCACTGGCTGCGCAGCCATTGGGACAACTACGCCGAAGGCAAGCGCTCGGTGGGCGTGGAACCCGACGTGGCCGACTGGCGCATCGCCCGGACCATCTTCGTGGCCGACGACGACGCCACGGCGCAGGCCTACGGCAAGCGCGACGCCAACAGCCCCTACCGGTACTACTACAAGCAGATGCTGACCAAGATGAAGATGTCCAACCGGCACGTCATCTTCAAGAAGCACCGCGACGAGGACGACAGCGCCGTCACCCTGGACCGGCTGGTCGACGAACTGGTGATCGCCGGCACGGTGGACGAAGTCGTGGACCAGATCCTGGCGCTGCGCGAGACCGCGGGCGACTTCGGCGAAATCGTCTACGCCGGGATGGACATGGTGGACAAGGCCATGGCCTATCGCTCCATGGAACTGATGGCCACCCAGGTCATGCCCCGGGTCAACGCCGCCATCGGCGGCCGCTAG
- a CDS encoding tripartite tricarboxylate transporter substrate binding protein, giving the protein MSVHRWLAGSMLAIAAFAAPWAAHANDTYPDRPVRLVVPFAPGGSSDIVGRVFGEYLQKKTGQPVVVENRAGANGIIGTRYVKEAAPDGYTLELSTNTTHAANVSLYKQLPYDAMADFEHIAPFGLSASVAMVSKESGITSVRQLADHAKAHPDKAFFGYYNSASQMSGELFRLKSGAPLKGVSYKSIGNATSDLLGGHIQVIFMEYLPAVGQIPGGKLVPLGVTASKRYGAWPDVPTIAETYPGYELDFHLGLVAPKGTPAPILAKLHAWMDEAAHDPAFVAKLNELGMEPLPMSRQEYVRFSREKIDYWARQVKAAGVPPQ; this is encoded by the coding sequence ATGTCCGTGCACCGCTGGCTGGCGGGATCGATGCTGGCCATCGCGGCATTCGCCGCGCCCTGGGCCGCGCATGCCAACGACACCTACCCGGACCGCCCCGTGCGCCTCGTCGTGCCATTCGCGCCCGGCGGCTCCAGCGACATCGTCGGACGCGTGTTCGGCGAATACCTGCAGAAGAAGACGGGGCAGCCCGTGGTGGTCGAGAACCGCGCTGGCGCCAACGGCATCATCGGCACGCGCTACGTGAAGGAAGCGGCGCCCGACGGCTATACGCTGGAACTCAGCACCAACACCACGCACGCCGCCAACGTCAGCCTGTACAAACAACTTCCCTACGACGCGATGGCCGATTTTGAGCACATCGCGCCCTTCGGCCTCTCGGCTTCCGTGGCCATGGTCAGCAAGGAATCGGGCATCACCTCCGTCCGCCAGTTGGCGGACCATGCCAAGGCGCATCCCGACAAGGCCTTCTTCGGCTACTACAACTCGGCTTCGCAGATGTCGGGTGAACTGTTCCGGCTGAAGTCCGGCGCACCGCTCAAGGGCGTGTCCTACAAATCCATCGGCAACGCCACCTCGGACCTGCTGGGCGGCCACATCCAGGTGATCTTCATGGAGTACCTGCCGGCGGTCGGCCAGATCCCGGGCGGCAAGCTGGTGCCGCTGGGCGTGACCGCCAGCAAGCGCTACGGCGCCTGGCCCGACGTGCCCACCATCGCCGAGACCTACCCGGGATACGAACTCGACTTCCACCTGGGACTGGTGGCGCCCAAGGGCACGCCCGCGCCCATCCTGGCCAAGCTGCACGCCTGGATGGACGAGGCCGCCCACGACCCGGCCTTCGTCGCCAAGCTGAACGAACTGGGCATGGAGCCGCTGCCCATGAGCCGGCAGGAATACGTGCGCTTCTCGCGCGAAAAGATCGACTACTGGGCCCGCCAGGTCAAGGCCGCCGGCGTGCCGCCGCAATGA
- a CDS encoding alpha/beta fold hydrolase, which translates to MVGSSDPRWKEGFTALGNTRLHYVEAGQGEPLILLHSNGSSVFEFQFVIEDLARRHHVYAIDLPGQGDSDPLVHHWTYPMYARAVAAFMDEHGLAQATVLGTSIGGVICLALAEHHAQRMRAVILVETPIRSAQAWADRWAYVESNFALPIQTFDNVAARLGNLTPELHQRWNIDRSKAGAHAMMDAMWALREYDAPQGLARSQVPTYAILGSKGPVGDSLDALRQALPPDRLSIMEGCGHFPMIEDPARFVEHVERYTGSR; encoded by the coding sequence ATGGTTGGAAGTTCGGATCCGCGATGGAAGGAAGGCTTCACCGCACTGGGGAACACGCGGCTGCACTACGTCGAGGCCGGCCAGGGGGAGCCCTTGATCCTCCTGCACAGCAACGGCAGCTCCGTCTTCGAGTTCCAGTTCGTGATCGAGGACCTGGCCCGGCGCCACCACGTATACGCCATCGACCTGCCCGGCCAGGGGGACTCCGATCCGCTCGTCCATCACTGGACCTATCCCATGTATGCCCGCGCCGTGGCCGCCTTCATGGACGAGCACGGTCTGGCCCAGGCCACCGTGCTCGGAACCTCCATAGGCGGCGTCATCTGCCTGGCCCTGGCCGAACACCATGCGCAGCGGATGCGCGCCGTCATCCTGGTCGAGACGCCCATCCGCTCGGCCCAGGCCTGGGCGGACCGCTGGGCCTACGTGGAAAGCAATTTCGCGCTGCCCATCCAGACCTTCGACAACGTGGCCGCCCGCCTCGGCAACCTGACACCTGAGCTGCACCAGCGTTGGAACATCGATCGCAGCAAGGCCGGCGCGCATGCCATGATGGACGCCATGTGGGCCCTGCGCGAGTACGACGCGCCGCAAGGGCTGGCCCGTTCCCAGGTCCCCACTTACGCGATCCTGGGCTCGAAAGGCCCGGTGGGCGACAGTCTCGATGCGCTGCGCCAGGCCCTGCCGCCCGACCGCCTGTCCATCATGGAAGGCTGTGGACACTTCCCCATGATCGAGGATCCCGCCCGCTTCGTCGAACACGTCGAGCGCTACACCGGATCGCGCTAG